From the genome of Vibrio navarrensis, one region includes:
- a CDS encoding aspartate kinase yields MIYTVEKIGGTSMTAFDAVLDNIILRPANPYHRVFVVSAYGGMTDALLEGKKTAKPGVYQHIAKRNDEWQESLCEVEQRMLLMNENIFADPMNRLRADKFIRSRIAEARNCITNILETCQYGQFSLRHYLPQIREFLASIGEAHSAFNTALKLKSVGINARFVDLSGWNTEEPKSLDETINTAFASIDLTQELPIVTGYAYCKEGLMSTYDRGYSEMTFSRIASLTNADLAVIHKEYHLSSADPRVVGPGKVLPIGHTNYDVADQLANLGMEAIHPNAAAGLRESGIELQIKNTFEPEHPGTLISAGYVPQTEKVEIIAGKEKVFALHLFDQTMVGQVDNVSYELMEIISEARVSLIGKEMNANSITYYLGGSAENLNQVLYKAEKRYPKASTKGRMVALISAIGSQMDTNKTLAKGVSCLMNNGVTPAALHSSMRNVNVQFVVSDKEYRKAICALHETFFETQMAAPIKTEQVA; encoded by the coding sequence ATGATTTATACCGTAGAAAAAATCGGCGGTACTTCAATGACAGCGTTTGACGCTGTGTTAGACAACATCATCCTGCGCCCCGCCAATCCTTATCATCGTGTGTTTGTCGTTTCGGCTTACGGCGGTATGACTGACGCGCTCCTCGAAGGCAAAAAAACCGCCAAACCGGGCGTTTACCAACACATTGCCAAGCGCAACGACGAGTGGCAGGAGTCGCTGTGTGAAGTGGAGCAGCGCATGCTGCTGATGAATGAAAACATCTTTGCCGATCCGATGAATCGACTGCGTGCTGATAAATTTATCCGTTCGCGCATCGCTGAAGCGCGTAACTGCATTACCAATATTTTGGAAACCTGTCAGTATGGGCAGTTTTCTTTGCGCCACTATTTACCGCAAATTCGCGAGTTTCTCGCCTCAATTGGTGAAGCGCACAGCGCGTTTAATACCGCGCTCAAGTTAAAAAGCGTCGGCATCAACGCGCGTTTTGTCGATCTCTCTGGCTGGAATACCGAAGAACCCAAATCTTTGGATGAGACGATCAACACGGCGTTTGCCAGCATCGACCTGACACAAGAGCTGCCGATCGTCACGGGCTACGCGTACTGCAAAGAAGGGTTGATGAGCACCTATGATCGCGGTTACAGCGAGATGACTTTTAGCCGTATTGCCTCACTCACCAATGCTGATCTGGCGGTGATTCACAAAGAGTACCATTTGAGCTCCGCCGATCCGCGTGTGGTTGGTCCGGGCAAAGTGTTACCCATTGGCCACACCAACTATGATGTCGCCGATCAGTTGGCGAATTTGGGGATGGAAGCGATCCACCCCAATGCGGCGGCGGGTCTGCGTGAAAGTGGCATTGAGCTGCAAATCAAAAACACTTTTGAACCTGAACATCCGGGCACGCTAATCTCGGCAGGCTACGTACCACAAACGGAGAAAGTGGAGATCATTGCAGGCAAAGAGAAGGTATTTGCTCTGCATCTTTTTGATCAAACCATGGTCGGTCAGGTGGATAATGTCAGCTATGAGTTGATGGAAATCATCTCCGAGGCACGAGTGAGTTTGATTGGGAAAGAGATGAACGCTAACTCAATCACCTATTATCTGGGTGGCAGTGCAGAGAATCTTAACCAAGTGCTGTACAAAGCAGAAAAACGCTATCCCAAAGCGTCGACAAAAGGGCGTATGGTGGCGTTAATTTCCGCCATAGGTTCGCAAATGGATACCAATAAAACGCTGGCCAAAGGGGTGAGCTGCTTAATGAATAACGGCGTGACGCCAGCGGCACTGCACTCGTCCATGCGCAATGTCAATGTGCAGTTTGTGGTGAGTGACAAAGAGTATCGCAAAGCGATCTGTGCCCTGCATGAGACGTTTTTTGAAACGCAAATGGCCGCGCCAATCAAAACCGAACAGGTGGCATAA
- the cyoC gene encoding cytochrome o ubiquinol oxidase subunit III: MHADAHAHDHHDTGGNKLFGFWIYLMSDCILFATLFATYAVLVSANAGGPIGKDIFELPFVFTETMLLLLSSITFGFGMIAMKRRDVTTMKRWLTITFLLGLGFIAMEIYEFHHLIEEGFGPQRSAFLSAFFTLVGTHGLHVSFGLIWLAVCYHQLSTKGLNAMMETRFQCLSLFWHFLDIVWICVFTIVYLLGVM, translated from the coding sequence ATGCACGCTGATGCTCACGCTCACGATCACCACGATACCGGTGGCAACAAGCTATTCGGTTTCTGGATCTACCTGATGAGTGACTGCATTCTATTTGCCACTCTGTTTGCCACTTACGCCGTGTTGGTTTCTGCCAACGCGGGCGGGCCGATCGGCAAAGATATTTTTGAATTGCCGTTCGTCTTCACCGAAACCATGTTACTGCTGCTGAGCAGTATCACCTTTGGTTTTGGCATGATCGCGATGAAACGTCGCGATGTGACGACGATGAAGCGTTGGCTCACCATCACTTTCTTGCTCGGCTTGGGCTTTATTGCCATGGAGATCTACGAGTTCCATCACCTGATTGAAGAAGGATTTGGTCCGCAGCGTAGCGCGTTCCTCTCTGCTTTCTTCACGCTGGTGGGCACGCATGGTCTGCACGTGAGCTTTGGTTTGATCTGGCTGGCGGTGTGTTACCACCAACTGAGCACTAAAGGTCTCAACGCCATGATGGAAACGCGCTTCCAATGCTTGAGCTTGTTCTGGCACTTCCTCGACATCGTCTGGATCTGTGTCTTCACTATCGTTTACCTGTTAGGAGTAATGTAA
- the ectB gene encoding diaminobutyrate--2-oxoglutarate transaminase yields the protein MDIFTQQESNVRSYSNHFPVVFHKAKGCWLETENGERYLDFLAGAGSLNYGHNNPVLKQALLEYIEMDGLTHGLDMHSSAKATFLDTFQRLILQPRSLNYKMQFTGPTGTNAVEAALKLARKVKGRSNVVAFTNGFHGCSAGALAATGNQHHRQGAGMTLPNITRIPFEGYAGVDGLALFETMLGDNSAGMDKPAAVLLETVQGEGGLNAASTSWLKRLSALCKRHDILLIVDDIQAGCGRTGTFFSFEPAGIVPDMVTLSKSLSGYGLPMAVVLLKPELDVWKPGEHNGTFRGNNHAFVTATSALEIYWSNDDFSRHIQQCAQQVSDVVTRAVQRFPELFVRQKGRGMMSGIECQNGEVARAIAASCFEKKMVIETAGPNDEVVKFFSPLTITESELKQGLEIFEQAVESVAASHFKNVG from the coding sequence ATGGATATTTTTACTCAGCAAGAATCCAACGTTCGTTCATATTCAAACCACTTTCCGGTGGTCTTTCACAAAGCTAAAGGGTGTTGGCTGGAAACGGAAAATGGAGAGCGCTACTTAGATTTCCTTGCCGGTGCAGGATCTCTCAACTACGGCCACAACAACCCTGTCCTAAAACAAGCGCTACTCGAATACATTGAAATGGACGGTTTAACCCACGGGTTGGATATGCACTCCAGTGCCAAAGCCACCTTTTTGGACACCTTCCAACGCTTAATTCTGCAACCTAGATCGCTTAACTACAAAATGCAATTTACAGGTCCAACAGGGACCAACGCGGTGGAAGCGGCGCTAAAACTGGCGCGTAAAGTGAAAGGCAGAAGCAATGTGGTGGCTTTCACCAACGGTTTTCACGGCTGTAGCGCAGGAGCGCTGGCGGCGACAGGTAACCAGCACCATCGCCAAGGCGCGGGCATGACTTTGCCTAACATCACTCGTATTCCGTTTGAAGGCTATGCGGGTGTCGACGGGCTGGCGCTGTTTGAAACCATGCTCGGTGACAACTCTGCGGGTATGGATAAACCAGCGGCAGTGCTGTTAGAAACCGTGCAGGGGGAAGGGGGCTTAAATGCCGCGTCGACCTCTTGGCTTAAACGCCTTAGTGCGCTCTGTAAGCGCCACGATATTTTGTTGATTGTCGATGACATTCAAGCAGGTTGTGGTCGCACAGGCACGTTTTTCAGCTTTGAACCAGCGGGCATCGTGCCAGATATGGTGACGCTGTCGAAATCGCTCAGCGGTTATGGTTTGCCGATGGCGGTGGTGCTGCTCAAACCAGAGCTTGATGTTTGGAAACCCGGTGAACACAACGGCACGTTTCGCGGTAATAACCACGCTTTCGTCACCGCGACCAGCGCGCTGGAAATCTACTGGTCGAATGATGACTTTAGCCGTCACATTCAGCAATGTGCGCAGCAAGTGAGTGACGTTGTCACTAGGGCGGTGCAGCGCTTTCCAGAACTGTTCGTACGCCAAAAAGGGCGAGGCATGATGAGTGGTATTGAGTGCCAAAACGGTGAAGTTGCCAGAGCCATTGCTGCCAGCTGCTTTGAGAAAAAAATGGTGATTGAAACCGCTGGGCCAAATGATGAAGTGGTGAAGTTTTTCTCGCCTCTGACCATCACCGAAAGCGAGCTCAAGCAAGGGCTAGAGATCTTCGAACAGGCGGTCGAATCCGTCGCAGCCAGCCATTTTAAAAACGTCGGTTAA
- the ectA gene encoding diaminobutyrate acetyltransferase — translation MITSAPWVMYPEIAQHSANKWTFRQPKVTDGDAIYSLIADCPPLDMNSSYCNFLQSTHFRQTCIVAEHKGDVAGFISGYQKPEEPDVLFVWQVAVAPRYRGKGLAFRMLDKLLNRQQLKNVRAVETTITEQNQASWALFEKLDEQHGKRGKVTTFLDEDAHFKGKHDTEYLYRIPLDTPQ, via the coding sequence ATGATTACTTCTGCTCCCTGGGTGATGTACCCTGAAATTGCACAACACTCAGCCAATAAATGGACCTTTAGACAACCGAAAGTGACCGATGGCGATGCGATCTACAGTTTGATCGCCGATTGTCCGCCACTGGATATGAACTCATCCTACTGCAATTTTCTGCAATCGACCCACTTTCGCCAAACCTGCATCGTTGCCGAACACAAAGGCGATGTCGCGGGTTTTATCTCCGGCTATCAGAAACCGGAAGAGCCTGACGTATTGTTCGTTTGGCAAGTTGCGGTGGCGCCTCGCTATCGCGGTAAGGGCTTGGCATTTCGCATGCTCGACAAGCTACTCAATCGTCAGCAGCTTAAAAACGTTCGAGCGGTCGAAACCACCATTACCGAACAAAATCAAGCCTCTTGGGCGCTGTTTGAAAAGCTGGATGAGCAGCACGGCAAACGAGGCAAAGTGACTACTTTTCTCGATGAAGACGCCCATTTCAAAGGCAAACACGATACGGAATACCTCTATCGTATTCCGCTAGACACTCCTCAATAA
- the cyoD gene encoding cytochrome o ubiquinol oxidase subunit IV, with product MSNQHAETGARDYVKGFVFALVLTVIPFYFAWSQSLPQAVTYAVLLGCAVVQIVVHFAYFLHMEVKSEDGRWNMVSLVFSAIVVLILVAGSLWIMWHLHQNMMLKV from the coding sequence ATGAGCAATCAACATGCAGAGACAGGTGCGCGTGATTACGTGAAAGGGTTTGTGTTTGCACTGGTTCTAACCGTGATCCCTTTCTATTTTGCGTGGTCACAAAGCCTGCCACAAGCGGTAACCTACGCTGTGCTGCTTGGCTGCGCTGTGGTGCAGATCGTCGTTCACTTTGCCTACTTCCTACATATGGAAGTGAAAAGTGAAGATGGTCGCTGGAACATGGTCTCCTTAGTGTTCAGTGCCATTGTGGTGCTCATTCTGGTCGCGGGCTCTCTGTGGATCATGTGGCACTTGCATCAAAACATGATGTTAAAGGTGTGA
- a CDS encoding ectoine synthase gives MIVRTLEECQNSERRVVAQNWESVRMLLKDDNMGFSFHITTIYQDSETHIHYKNHLESVYCISGEGEIEVVGGETYPIKPGTLYILDQHDEHFLRAYKDKEMVMACVFNPPITGAEVHDEHGVYPLVD, from the coding sequence ATGATTGTAAGAACGCTAGAAGAGTGCCAAAACAGCGAACGTCGTGTGGTCGCGCAAAACTGGGAAAGTGTGCGCATGCTACTTAAAGACGACAATATGGGTTTTTCGTTCCATATCACCACGATTTATCAAGATAGCGAAACCCATATCCACTACAAAAACCACCTTGAATCGGTGTACTGCATCAGCGGCGAAGGTGAGATCGAAGTGGTGGGTGGCGAGACCTACCCAATCAAACCCGGCACCTTGTACATCCTCGATCAGCATGACGAACATTTCCTGCGCGCCTATAAAGACAAAGAGATGGTGATGGCGTGTGTGTTTAATCCGCCAATCACTGGCGCAGAGGTGCACGACGAGCACGGCGTCTACCCGCTGGTTGACTGA
- the cyoE gene encoding heme o synthase, whose protein sequence is MLKSYLSITKPGIIFGNLISVAAGFFLAAKTEGANWDLMGPTLLGVALVIASGCVINNIFDRDIDVKMARTAKRDLVLGKVNSDHAFVYALVMLLAGTATLYTLVNPLSTVIVLLGYVFYVFFYTMIYKRTSVYGTLVGSISGAVPPLVGYLAVTNYIDIEAVLLFVLFCLWQMPHSYAIAMFRLNDYRQAGIPVLPVIDGIEKAQRHMKAYVVAFAVVAFALFALGSAGYEYLAVASLVSGYWLLVTFKPVTQQNYESWARSVFKISLLVVMSISGVLGMELLPLSI, encoded by the coding sequence ATGCTGAAAAGCTACCTGTCTATTACTAAGCCAGGCATCATTTTCGGTAATCTGATTTCCGTTGCAGCGGGGTTTTTCCTCGCTGCAAAAACGGAAGGGGCGAACTGGGATCTGATGGGGCCAACCTTACTTGGCGTGGCGCTGGTGATTGCCTCTGGCTGTGTGATCAACAATATTTTTGATCGCGATATCGATGTCAAAATGGCGCGTACTGCGAAACGCGACTTAGTGCTGGGTAAAGTCAACAGCGACCACGCGTTTGTCTACGCTTTGGTGATGCTGCTGGCGGGGACCGCCACCTTGTATACCTTGGTCAATCCTCTCTCGACGGTGATTGTGCTGCTTGGCTACGTGTTTTACGTCTTTTTCTACACCATGATCTACAAACGCACCTCAGTGTACGGCACGCTGGTGGGCAGCATCTCTGGTGCCGTGCCGCCGCTGGTCGGCTATTTAGCCGTGACCAACTACATTGATATTGAAGCCGTACTGCTGTTTGTCTTGTTCTGCCTGTGGCAAATGCCGCACTCCTACGCTATCGCCATGTTCCGTTTAAACGACTATCGCCAAGCGGGCATTCCGGTATTGCCTGTGATTGACGGGATTGAAAAAGCGCAGCGCCACATGAAAGCGTATGTGGTGGCGTTTGCCGTTGTGGCGTTCGCCTTGTTTGCTCTTGGCAGTGCGGGGTATGAGTACTTGGCCGTGGCGTCGTTGGTGAGCGGCTATTGGCTGCTTGTTACGTTTAAACCTGTGACGCAGCAGAATTACGAAAGCTGGGCGCGCTCGGTGTTTAAAATTTCGCTGCTGGTGGTGATGAGCATCAGCGGTGTGTTAGGCATGGAGCTGTTGCCGCTCTCGATCTAA
- the cyoA gene encoding ubiquinol oxidase subunit II yields MKASRYIRILSRAGLAIAALMLCGCDYALLNPKGAIGVQEKELIITALLLMLIVVIPVILMTIYFSFKYRAANTEEEYAPEWSHSTKIEVVVWTIPIIIIAVLATITWRSTHELEPSKPLVSDVKPMTIQVVSLDWQWLFIYPEQHIATTNHVVFPKDVPIEFKLTSDNIMNSFFIPSLGSQIYAMPGMVTRLHLIANHDGDFDGVAASYSGEGFSHMKFTATATADQASFDAWVNQVKSSPDQLPDLPAYKALAQPTIDAPVKYFSTVVPELFANVVTQYPGSMNASFDAACLVEDEG; encoded by the coding sequence ATGAAAGCCTCAAGATATATACGCATCTTGTCGAGGGCTGGGCTTGCTATTGCCGCGCTCATGCTCTGTGGATGCGATTATGCTTTGCTCAATCCGAAAGGCGCTATTGGTGTTCAGGAAAAAGAGTTGATCATTACAGCTCTATTGTTGATGCTCATTGTGGTGATCCCCGTGATCCTGATGACTATCTACTTCTCCTTCAAATACCGCGCAGCGAATACGGAAGAAGAGTACGCACCTGAATGGTCTCACTCGACCAAAATTGAGGTGGTGGTATGGACGATTCCTATCATCATCATCGCGGTGCTTGCCACCATCACTTGGCGTTCTACCCATGAACTGGAGCCCTCAAAACCGCTGGTCAGCGATGTCAAACCGATGACCATCCAAGTGGTCTCCTTGGATTGGCAGTGGCTGTTCATCTACCCAGAGCAGCATATCGCGACCACCAATCATGTTGTTTTTCCTAAAGATGTGCCTATCGAGTTTAAGCTCACCTCAGACAACATCATGAACTCCTTCTTCATTCCAAGTTTGGGCAGCCAGATTTACGCGATGCCAGGCATGGTGACGCGCCTGCACTTGATTGCCAATCATGATGGCGATTTTGATGGTGTTGCCGCGAGCTACAGCGGTGAAGGGTTCTCGCACATGAAGTTTACCGCGACCGCAACGGCCGATCAGGCGAGCTTTGATGCTTGGGTTAACCAAGTGAAATCAAGCCCTGATCAATTGCCTGACCTGCCTGCATACAAGGCGTTGGCGCAGCCAACCATTGATGCACCAGTGAAGTACTTCTCCACCGTCGTCCCTGAACTGTTCGCCAACGTGGTGACTCAGTATCCGGGCTCAATGAACGCGAGCTTTGATGCGGCTTGTCTGGTCGAAGATGAAGGATAA
- the cyoB gene encoding cytochrome o ubiquinol oxidase subunit I — MFGRLTLESIPYHEPIIMITLAVVALAGLAVVALVTKAGKWQYLWNEWFTSVDHKKLGFMYIAVAMVMLLRGFADAVMMRSQQLLSSAGEAGYLPQHHYDQIFTAHGVIMIFFVAMPLVIGLMNIIVPLQIGARDVAFPYLNNLSFWLFMVGVVLTNLSLGLGEFGRTGWLAYPPLSGIDASPGVGVDYWIWALQISGVGTTLSGVNFFVTILRMRAPSMPMMKMPVFTWASLCSNILIIISFPILTVTIALLTLDRYLGMHFFTNDMGGNMMMYVNLIWAWGHPEVYILVLPVFGVFSEVTATFARKKLFGYTSLVWATIVITVLAFVVWLHHFFTMGSGANVNAFFGIATMIISIPTGVKIFNWLFTMYKGRIKFTTPMLWTVGFLITFTIGGMTGVLMSVPGADFVLHNSVFLIAHFHNVIIGGVVFGCFAAITYWFPKATGFTLNEAWGKRAFYCWIIGFCMAFLPLYALGFMGMTRRISQDLNPEFFPLLAIAAAGTAVIALGVLCQFVQIFVSIRDRKQNLDLTGDPWDARTLEWSTSSPPPFYNFAILPKGDEIDAFWYQKQRGEFDPMNEVEYEPIHMPKNTPTGMYVSAWAMAFGFAMIWYIWWLAAASLVGIVITCIRHSYNDDVDYYVQVDEIKAIEAERRAKWAQAKQAHNASEKKDEMEVTYAR, encoded by the coding sequence ATGTTTGGTAGATTAACGCTTGAATCGATTCCGTATCATGAACCTATCATCATGATTACGTTGGCCGTGGTTGCCCTTGCGGGTCTTGCAGTGGTGGCTTTAGTCACCAAAGCAGGCAAATGGCAATATTTATGGAATGAATGGTTTACCTCGGTAGACCACAAAAAACTGGGCTTTATGTACATTGCCGTTGCGATGGTGATGCTACTACGTGGTTTTGCCGATGCGGTAATGATGCGTAGCCAACAACTGCTTTCCTCGGCAGGCGAGGCGGGCTACTTACCGCAGCACCACTACGATCAAATCTTCACCGCACACGGTGTGATTATGATTTTCTTTGTTGCCATGCCGCTGGTGATTGGTCTGATGAACATCATTGTTCCGCTGCAGATCGGTGCTCGTGACGTTGCCTTCCCATACCTGAACAACTTGAGCTTTTGGTTGTTCATGGTCGGTGTGGTGCTGACGAACTTGTCGCTTGGTCTCGGTGAGTTTGGCCGTACGGGTTGGCTGGCGTATCCGCCGCTGTCTGGTATTGATGCCAGCCCGGGCGTCGGGGTCGACTACTGGATTTGGGCGCTGCAAATTTCCGGTGTGGGAACGACGCTCTCTGGGGTGAACTTCTTTGTCACCATTTTGCGGATGCGTGCGCCATCCATGCCGATGATGAAGATGCCTGTGTTCACTTGGGCTTCTCTCTGCTCTAACATTTTGATCATCATTTCGTTCCCAATCCTGACCGTGACGATCGCGCTGCTGACGCTGGATCGCTACCTCGGCATGCACTTCTTCACCAATGACATGGGCGGCAACATGATGATGTATGTCAACCTGATTTGGGCTTGGGGCCACCCAGAAGTGTACATCCTTGTGCTGCCAGTATTCGGTGTGTTCTCGGAAGTGACCGCGACATTTGCGCGTAAGAAACTGTTTGGTTACACCTCTTTGGTGTGGGCAACGATTGTGATTACTGTGCTGGCTTTCGTGGTTTGGTTGCATCACTTCTTCACCATGGGCTCTGGTGCAAACGTGAACGCCTTCTTTGGTATCGCGACCATGATCATTTCCATCCCGACTGGGGTGAAAATCTTCAACTGGCTGTTCACCATGTACAAAGGCCGCATCAAGTTCACCACGCCAATGCTTTGGACCGTGGGCTTTTTGATCACCTTTACCATTGGTGGTATGACTGGCGTGTTGATGTCTGTACCGGGCGCCGATTTCGTGCTGCACAACTCGGTATTTTTGATTGCTCATTTCCATAACGTGATCATCGGCGGGGTGGTGTTTGGCTGTTTCGCTGCGATAACGTACTGGTTCCCGAAAGCGACTGGTTTCACGCTCAACGAAGCGTGGGGCAAGCGTGCATTCTACTGCTGGATTATCGGCTTCTGTATGGCCTTCTTGCCGCTGTATGCGCTTGGCTTTATGGGCATGACGCGTCGTATCAGCCAAGATCTTAACCCTGAGTTCTTCCCTCTGTTGGCGATTGCCGCAGCAGGTACGGCGGTGATCGCGCTGGGCGTTTTGTGCCAGTTCGTGCAGATTTTTGTCAGCATTCGCGATCGTAAGCAGAACCTTGACCTGACTGGCGACCCGTGGGATGCACGTACGCTGGAGTGGTCAACCTCTTCTCCACCGCCATTCTATAACTTCGCCATTTTGCCGAAAGGCGACGAGATTGATGCTTTCTGGTATCAGAAGCAGCGTGGTGAGTTTGATCCAATGAACGAGGTCGAGTATGAGCCAATCCACATGCCGAAAAATACCCCAACGGGGATGTATGTTTCCGCGTGGGCAATGGCCTTTGGCTTTGCGATGATCTGGTACATCTGGTGGCTGGCGGCGGCAAGCTTGGTCGGTATTGTGATCACCTGTATCAGACACAGCTACAACGACGACGTGGATTACTACGTGCAAGTGGACGAAATCAAAGCGATTGAAGCTGAGCGACGTGCAAAATGGGCACAAGCGAAGCAGGCTCACAACGCGTCAGAGAAGAAAGATGAGATGGAGGTGACCTATGCACGCTGA